From a single Nicotiana tabacum cultivar K326 chromosome 8, ASM71507v2, whole genome shotgun sequence genomic region:
- the LOC142163097 gene encoding secreted RxLR effector protein 161-like: MSSLSPSFGLASKGGFDKYDFSKQETYIAQIIRSLMHLMNFTRPDIAYAVCRLSKYTHNPNREHWSALDRLMKYLRGTMNYGILYSVFPSTLEGYNDTNWISDSDETKFTSGYVFTLGSGPISWKSAKQTIIARSTMESEFVALKLAGSEAE; the protein is encoded by the exons ATGAGTAGCCTTTCTCCGTCTTTTGGTTTGGCTAGCAaaggtggatttgacaaatacgaTTTTAG caaacAAGAAACAtatattgctcaaattattaggaGTCTAATGcatttaatgaattttacaaGGCCTGATATAGCCTATGCAGTATGTAGACTGAGCAAATATACTCATAATCCCAACAGAGAGCATTGGTCTGCATTAGATAgactaatgaaatatttgagaggaACCATGAATTATGGTATCCTATATAGTGTATTTCCTTCTACTTTAGAAGGGTACAATGATACAAACTGGATCTCTGATTCAGATGAGACAAAATTCACtagtggttatgtattcacccttGGTAGTGGTCCAATATCTTGGAAATCAGCTAAACAGACGATCATTGCTAGATCGACTATGGAATCAGAGTTTGTAGCTCTGAAATTAGCTGGTTCTGAGGCTGAGTGA
- the LOC142163098 gene encoding uncharacterized protein LOC142163098, translated as MNRMYLPTGDRKELITNSLTRKIAESVMYLNTAREVWSDINERFGQSNGSKYIQIHREISSTSQGSSDITTYFTRMRALWDELNSAYVGPTCSCGALLKFIEDQHLFQFLSGLNESYSTAKSSIMLMSPLPSISKAYSLLQHDQSQKENQAPNLGFSGDSASFSATSSNSNPQS; from the coding sequence ATGAATAGGATGTACTTACCGACCGGTGATAGGAAAGAGCTGATCACCAATTCTCTGACTAGGAAGATAGCAGAGAGTGTTATGTATCTCAACACTGCTAGAGAAGTGTGGAGTGACATAAATGAGAGGTTTGGACAATCCAATGGATCCAAATACATTCAAATCCACAGGGAAATTAGTTCTACCTCCCAAGGATCTTCTGATATTACTACTTATTTTACCAGAATGAGAGCTTTATGGGATGAATTGAATTCTGCTTATGTTGGTCCTACATGCTCTTGTGGAGCACTACTCAAATTTATTGAAGACCAACACCTTTTTCAATTCCTGAGTGGTCTAAATGAGTCCTATTCAACAGCCAAGAGTAGCATTATGCTTATGTCTCCACTTCCATCAATTAGCAAAGCATATTCTTTGCTTCAACATGATCAAAGCCAAAAGGAAAATCAGGCTCCAAATTTGGGTTTCTCTGGTGATTCAGCTTCCTTTTCTGCTACTTCATCCAACTCCAATCCCCAATCATAA